One part of the Glycine max cultivar Williams 82 chromosome 14, Glycine_max_v4.0, whole genome shotgun sequence genome encodes these proteins:
- the LOC112999350 gene encoding uncharacterized protein yields the protein MEFLELKQGNMTVAEYAAKFEELVRYFPHYQGRDGESSKCVKFLNGLRPEVKQAVNYQGVRQFPLLVNMCRIWDEDSQDRATYYRSTGPMRNKKNGPQHWVKPYSTPPKQYGNRHVSQRTVARGFAGGSGSKPNTFPTQITCYRCRKLGHISSNFPDKGITCFNCRQKRHFQRDCPDPKREQNGGGLNDQTGHPKATRRVFTLNGVEASKSKDLIQGECFINGIPLLVLFYSSATHSFISYSCVEKSKLSVSSLNKNLIVETPTSGFVLNSDVCLDCPVEISGRTFLIDLICLPLSQIEVILGMDWLSSNHVLLNCFDKTVAFDDSGGSKDMMFIFANQVVTSLKEDAQVYMILYSLGIETKVSMCDLPVVREFPEVFPEDISGLPPEREIEFSIDLVPGAGPISLAPYRMSPIEFVELKK from the coding sequence ATGGAGTTCTTGGAGCTTAAGCAGGGAAACATGACTGTGGCTGAATATGCAGCCAAGTTTGAGGAGTTGGTGAGGTACTTTCCCCATTATCAAGGGAGAGATGGTGAAAGTTCCAAGTGTGTAAAGTTTCTGAATGGCTTACGACCTGAAGTGAAGCAAGCTGTGAATTACCAAGGTGTTCGTCAGTTCCCACTTTTGGTTAATATGTGTCGGATTTGGGATGAAGACTCCCAAGATAGGGCGACCTATTATAGGAGTACAGGTCCAATGAGGAACAAAAAGAATGGGCCTCAACATTGGGTAAAACCATACTCGACTCCTCCTAAGCAATATGGTAACCGCCATGTCAGTCAGAGGACTGTTGCTAGGGGATTTGCAGGTGGTAGTGGTAGCAAACCCAATACTTTCCCCACTCAGATCACATGCTACAGATGTAGAAAGCTAGGGCACATCTCCTCAAATTTCCCTGATAAAGgcataacatgttttaattgtAGACAAAAAAGGCATTTTCAGAGAGATTGTCCAGATCCCAAGAGGGAGCAAAATGGTGGGGGCCTAAATGACCAAACTGGACATCCAAAGGCCACTAGAAGAGTCTTTACCCTTAACGGTGTTGAAGCTTCAAAATCCAAGGATCTAATCCAAGGTGAATGTTTCATAAATGGAATTCCTTTACTTGTGCTGTTTTATTCTAGTGCAACCCATTCTTTTATATCCTATTCGTGTGTAGAGAAAAGTAAGCTTTCTGtatcttctttaaataaaaatctgaTTGTAGAAACCCCAACTAGTGGTTTTGTGTTAAATTCTGATGTGTGTTTAGACTGTCCTGTGGAAATTTCTGGTAGAACattcttgattgatttgatttgtttgcctttgagccaGATTGAAGTTATTCTTggtatggactggttatcttccaaccatgtcttgttAAACTGTTTTGATAAAACTGTGGCGTTTGATGATTCTGGAGGGAGTAAGGATATGATGTTTATCTTTGCCAACCAAGTTGTgacatctttaaaagaagatgcTCAAGTGTACATGATCTTGTATAGCCTGGGAATAGAGACAAAGGTTTCTATGTGTGACCTCCCTGTTGTCAGAGAGTTTCCTGAAGTGTTTCCTGAGGATATATCTGGTctgccacctgagagagagatagagttttcCATAGATCTGGTACCTGGTGCTGGACCCATATCCCTAGCCccttataggatgtctcctATAGAGTTTGTCGAGCTTAAGAAATAG